The DNA sequence CCATCACCACCTATGAAAACCGGCTGGCCGCGCACCGGCCCTGGCTGGCACGCGGCACCGCCGCAGCTGCCTGAGGCGGCAGCAGGCTTGCCGCCCATGGCGACGCCGGGCTATTGGCCGCAGACATTGATTCAAGGGGCCCACGAATGACCGACTTCAAGGATCGCGAGCGCGGCGAAGAAGCCAAATATGCGTTTGACGAAGAAACCACCTTCCGCATCGCCGCGCGGCGCAATCGCCTGCTGGGCCAGTGGGCTGCGAAGCTGATGGACCTGACGCCCGAAGAGACCGAGGCCTATGCCAAGGCGGTGGTGCAGGCCGATTTCGAAGAAGCGGGCGACGAGGATGTGATCCGCAAGCTGCTGGGCGATCTCACCGCCGCGGGCTGCGACATGGACGAAGCCGGCGTGCGCGCTGCGCTGGAAGACAAGTCGGTCGAAGCGCGCCGCCAGCTGATGGGCGGGGTCTGAACGCATGGCGATGCCGGCAGCCGAGATCGAGGCCCTGATCCGCGCGGCTCTGCCCGATGCGGAGGTGGTGATCGAAGATCTGGCGGGCGACGGGGACCATTATCTCGCCCGCGTCACCTCCCCCGCATTCGCGGGCAAGAGCCGGGTTCAGCAGCACAAGATGGTGTATGATGCGCTGGGCGGCCGCATGGGCGGCGAACTGCACGCCTTGCAACTCACCACAGCCGTTCCCAACTGAGTCGCCAACGCCACACAGCAAATCAAGGCCTCCAGATGTCCGATACCAATGAACGCCTCGCCAAGATTGTCGGCGAACACGATGTGGTCCTTTTCATGAAGGGCACCCCGCTGTTTCCGCAGTGCGGCTTCTCCAGCCGCGCCGTCGCCATTCTCGATCACTGCGGCGTCGCCTATGACAGCGTGGACGTGCTGCAGGACATGGAAATCCGCCAGGGGATCAAGGCCTTCTCCGATTGGCCGACCATCCCGCAGCTCTATGTGAAGGGCGAATTCGTGGGCGGCAGCGACATCATGATGGAAATGTACGAAGCCGGCGAGCTGCAGCAGCTGCTCACCGAAAAGCAGGTCGCCAAAGCCAACTGATCCGCCGCTGCCCCGGGGCTCCGCCCCGCGTGAAGCAGCCGGCGCAGACAGACAGAAGAGGCCGGAGGGTTCAGCCTTCCGGCCTTTTTTGTGCGCTTTGCGGAAAGCCCCGCTTCGGGGAGGCGGGGCACTGGCACCGCGGAGACCCGGCACCGGCCCCGCCTCGGTCGAAGAGTCGGGTATGCGCGCTATTATGCACGGGCCGTGCCAGCTTGGCAAATCCGCAGAAAGCGTACCGAGACGATGGTTAGCGCAGCGTCAACATTGATTGACACTGTAAAGCGGGCCGACAGGTGCGCGGGGCGCGAAGGGGAAAATATTGGGAACGAAGGGGTGCGCTTCTACCGACTTTGCCCTTCTAACCGCCCAACCAGTCCGCTGTGAGCGCACCCCTGTGCCCGTCCGGCGCCAGTGCGGCGCGCAGGGCTTCCAGCAGCGACGGCAGCGCCTGTGTGAAGGCGTAGGGCGGGTTGACGATGAAAAGGCCCGCGCCGTTATAGATGCCGGGCTGGTCGCCATCGTACAGCCAATGTTCCACCGACAGGAACTTCGGGATGCCGAGCTTGCGCAGCCTGCCCTTCCACTGCTGATGCGTCGCGCGGCCTTTCAGCGGATACCAGATAACCGTCACCCCATGCGCCCATTTGCGGTGTGCTGCGGCGAGGGTTGCCGTGACCCGTTCGCGTTCGTCCGTTTGCTCATAGGGCGGATCGACCACCACCACGCCGCGCGGCGTTCGGGGCGGCACCATCGCCAGCCACAGCTCGTAGGCGTCGCGCTGATGCACGGCTGCGGGGGTGTCGCGCATGGCCGCGCGCAGGGCCTGCACGTCCTCGGGATGCTTTTCGTTCAGGATCAGCACGTCCTGCGGGCGCAGGAGTTGCGCGAGGAATCGCGGCGAGCCGGGGTAGAGGCGCGGCTCCGCCCCGTCATTCACCGCCCGCACGGCGGCGCGATAGTCATCCAGCAAGGGGTTCGCATCGGAAAAGGCGCACAGCACGCCTTGCGCAGCTTCGCCGGTGCGTTGGGCCTGCTCGCCACCAAGATCGTAGAGCCCGCAGCCGGAATGGGTGTCGATCAGCGTCAGCGCCCCCGGCTTCTGCTGCAAGGCCCGGACAAGGGTGATCAGCAGGCTGTGCTTCACGACATCGGCACTGTTGCCGGCATGGAAGGAATGGCGATAATTCACGGCAATTCAAAGTCCTGCTGGGTCTGCCCTGAAACGAACCGCCCGGCCGGCGTGCCAAGGGCGACATTGTGGAAACTTCGCTGGTGCCTCACGCGGCATAGCTCGCCTAGGCAGAGATTTCCGCAAACTGCCCCGGCGCGATCCCTTCGACCGACCATTCGCCGATCGACCAGCGCACCAGCCGCAGCGTGGGCAAGCCGACCGCGGCTGTCATGCGGCGCACTTGCCGGTTGCGCCCTTCGCGGATGGTGAGTTTCAGCCAGCTGTCGGGGATAGACTTTCGCTGGCGAATGGGCGGATCGCGCGGCCACAGGTCCGGCGCGTCGATCCGCGCAACTTCGGCAGGCAGGGTCATGCCATCCTTCAGCATTACGCCCTGCCGCAGGCGCTCCAGCTCCGGCTCCTGCGGATCGCCTTCGACCTGCACAAGATAGGTCTTGGGCATCTTGAAGCGTGGCTCGGCAATGCGTGCCTGCAGCCGCCCGTCATCGCAAAGCAGCAGCAAGCCCTCGCTGTCGCGATCGAGCCTGCCGGCAGGATAGACGCCCTTCACCGCGATGAAATCCGACAATGTCGACCGGACCGCTGGCGATCCGCGATCGGTGAATTGCGACAGCACCCCGAAGGGTTTGTTGAACAGAAGCAGCCGGGCCATCCTGAGTTCCTATCGCGCATGTGCGGTTATGTCTTCAGGGCCATGCCGCCGGCTTTCTGCGTTCGAGCTCACCCGGATGGAGCCAGGTTGCGCCTCCGGGCCTGTTCTAAGGTTGGCGGACGGGCCGGTTAGATGGGCCGAACACCGCAAGAGGAGGAATGGCGCGCCTGGCAGGACTCGAACCTGCAACTCCAAGCTTAGAAGGCTCGTGCTCTATCCAGTTGAACTACAGGCGCGTCGCAGGGCGCAATAGCGTGCTTTGCGGCCGGCGCAAATCGTGTCAGGAAGAAAGCCATGGCGGGGCGGCAGGACATCGTGGGGGGCGTGGAAGGCGCGCGGCGCCAGTTCCGCTATTTCGACTATGTGATGGCCGCCTTCGTCACCATCTTGCTGCTGTCCAATGTGATCGGCGCGGGCAAGGTGGCGGTGGTGGACCTGCCGCTGCTCGGCGCCTGGCCTTTCGGCGCGGGCGTATTGTTCTTCCCCGTATCCTATGTGCTGGGGGACGTGCTGACCGAAGTCTATGGCTATGCCCATGCCCGGCGGTGCATCTGGGCGGGCTTCGTGGCGCTGCTGTTCATGGCCTTCATGGCCTTCGTCGTGGTGGCGCTGCCGCCGGCGGAGAACTGGGGCAATCAGGCCGCTTACGAGGCGGTGTTCGGGCAGGTGCCGCGCATCGTCTTCGCCTCCATCGTCGCCTTCTGGGCGGGCGAGTTCGTCAACGCCTATGTGCTGGCGCGGATGAAGATCTGGACGCGCGGCAAGGCGCTGTGGAGCCGCACGATCGGATCGACCGTGGTCGGTCAGGGCGTGGACAGCGCCTTGTTCTACCCCCTCGCCTTCCTCGGCGCGGCGGGGTGGACGCCGGATCTGGTGATCACCGTGGCGCTTACCCAATGGGCGCTGAAGACCGGGTGGGAGGCGCTGCTGACCCCGGTCACCTACGCCGTGGTGGGCTTCCTCAAGCGGCGCGAAGGGGTGGAGGTGTTCGACGAAGGCACCGATTTCTCGCCCTTTGCGCATGGCACGCGGGCACGGGGCTGATCCGCCACCGTCATCGGCGCGCAATCCGGTGCCCTTACCGTCCCTTGCAGCAACCCACCCATTTCCTTCCCCTTTTCAGAAAGTCAGCATGAACCTTCCGACCCTTCTCGCCCCCACCTACACCCAGATGCTGCAGGCTCTGTCCGCCTGGCTGGCCAAGGCGCAGGCGCAATTACCGGGCGACGAGGGCGAGGCGCTGCTGTCCGCGCGGCTGGCGCCCGACATGTTCCCGCTGGCGACGCAGGTGCGCTTCGCCTGCGTGCAGGCGCAGGAGGGCATGTATCGCCTGCTGGGGCGGGAGTTTCCGGAATCGATCACCACGCTGCTCGACGAAGGGCGCAATGCCGGCGAGGCGCCCGGCTCCATCGCCGATGCGCAGGCCCGGATTGCGGAGACAGTGGCGCTGGTGGAGCAACTGGCGGCGGAATCCTTCGATACCGATGGCACGCGGCCGATCGCGCATGAGCTGCCCATGGGGCTGGTGTTCGACCTGACGGCGGAAACCTATGCACGCGATTGGGCGCTGCCGCAGTTCTATTTTCACCTGATGACCGCCTATGCCATCCTGCGCAGCAGGGGCGTGGAACTGGGCAAGGCGGATTATGTGGCGCATATGTTCGGCTATGCGCGGCCCGGCACGCTCCCCGGCGGCGGGCAATAGGGGGCGTCGCGCCCCGGCGGATCAATCCGCCAGCAGCGCGATCGCGAAGTAGATCAGGATGAAGGTGCCGAAGCCGAACAGCGTGCCGGCAACGAACGCCAGCCGCACGATCAGCGGATCGATATTGAGGTAATTGGCCAGCCCGGAGCAGACGCCGAGGAAGCGGCCGTTCGGCTTGTCGAGGCGCAGCTTGCCCGGCGATCCGCCGCTGCGGCGGTGGTCGGGGGCGCTCATGCGAGCACCCCGACGACCGAGCTGACCTGCGGGCCGGTGGCGAAGCTGGCGACCAGCAGCGCCGCGGTGATGGCGAAGGCGCCGAAGGCGGCCAGCGCGCGGGTGGCGAAATCGGAAGTGGCAGTCATTGTTTCAGTGTCCCTGTTATGCGTGATGTCGGCGGTCGCGTCGCCTCAGGCGATGATGCTGGCGACGGTGTGAACCGGAGCGGTGGCGAAGCTGCTGACGAGCAGCGTGGCGGTGATCGCCAGCGCGCCGAAAGCGGCGACGAGGCGAGAAGCGATTTCATTGCGAGCGTTCATGTTTATTCCCCTTCTTTGGTCCGGGCGGCCTGTCCGCCGGATGTCCCTTTGATTGCATGAGCCGTGCCAGTTTGAAGAAATGGCGGATTTCTGCGATTTCTTCTCCGCCCCCGCCAAAGATGAACCTAGGCTTTCACACAGGTTTGGGAATTTTCACCAATTTTCGGGAAAGCGGTTTTGCGATGGTCTGGCGCAGGCGATTGCCCTAACCCTGCGGCCCTTCATGGCACTCGACCGGATCACGCTGGCTCATTTCCGCAACCATGCGGCGACGCGGCTCGATGGCGCGGCGCATTTCAACCTGCTGGTGGGGGAAAACGGCGCGGGGAAAACCAATGTGCTGGAAGCGCTGTCGCTCTTCGCGCCCGGCCGGGGCATGCGCCGCGCGCCGCTGGCGGAGATGGCCGGCATCGGCGGGCCCGGCGGCTTTGCGGTCAGCGCGCAGCTCGATGCGGGCGACGGGGGAGAGCCGGTGCGGCTCGGCACCGGCACCGCGCCCGATCGGCCGGGGCGGCGGCTGGTGCAGGTGAACGGCGCCGAAGCGAGCGCGGTGAGCCTGGGCGAATGGCTGGCCATCGGCTGGCTGACCCCGGCGATGGACCGCCTGTTCGCCGACAGCGCGGGCGCGCGGCGGCGCTATATGGACCGGCTGGCCGTGGCGCTCGAACCCGGCCATGCGCGCCATGCCCTGCGCTATGAACAGGCGCTGCGCGAACGCAATCGTCTGCTATCGAGCGAGGCGGAGCCCGATCCGCGCTGGCTCGATTCCATAGAGACACAGATGGCCCTTTCCGGCGCCGCGCTGGCGCAGGGGCGGATGCAGCTGCTGAGCCTGCTGGCGGAGGAACTGGCCGCCCTGCCCGATCAGCCCTTCGCCCGGCCTGCCCTCTCCTATCAGCCGGGCGGCCCGGTGGAGGAAGCCGCGCTGGCCGCCGAACTGGCCCGCCAGCGGCAGCGCGACCGCGGTGCCCAGCGCACGCTCACCGGCCCGCATCGGGACGAGATGGAGGTGGTGATGGCCGGCAAGGGCCAGCCCGCCGCCCATTGCTCCACCGGCGAGCAGAAGGCGATGCTGATCGCCATCACCCTCGCCCATGCCACGCTCGCTGCGCGGGGCCGCCCCGGCCTGCTGCTGCTGGACGAGGTGGCCGCCCATCTCGATCCGCTGCGCCGCGCCGCCCTGTTCGAACGGCTGCGCGAAGGGCAGGCGCAGGTCTGGCTGACCGGGACCGAGCGGCCCCCCTTTGCCGAGATTGAAGGCGAAGCGGCGCTGTGGCGCGTCAGCGGCGGCGTGGCCGAGCGGCTTTAGCGGCTCACTCCCCCGCCGGCGGGATCGCCGCCGCCACCTGATCCACCGTGGCGCCCACCAGCGTACTCACCCCTTCGGCCGTGGGATGCACGTGATCCTGCTGGATCAGCCGCGGCTGGTCATAGATCGCGGCGAGGAAGAAGGGCACCAGATCGGCGCCATATTGCTTGGCGAGGGCGGGATAGAGCGCATCGAAATCCCGCTGGTAATCCGCGCCCAGATTGGGCGGCGCGCGCATGCCCATCAGCAGCACGGGGATCTTCCGCCGCTGCAGCTCCGCCAGGATGGCGGCGAGATTCTCGCGCGTCTGTTCGGGCGGCAGGCCGCGCAGCAGATCGTTGCCGCCCAGTTCCACGATGGCGAGATCGGGCGCCGCCGCATCATTTTCCAGCACGAAGGACAGGCGCTGCCGCCCGGCCTGCGTGGTGTCGCCCGAAACGCCGGCATTGGTCACCCGCGCATTGATGCCGCGCGCGCGCAGCGCCGCTTCCAGCCGGGCGGGATAGCTCTCCCCGTCCTGCAGGCCATAGCCGGCGAACAGGCTGTCACCGAAGGCCAGGATGCGGCGTTCCGGCCCCATCACCGGCAGCGGATTGGCCGCTGCCTCCTGCATGGCGCGCGGCTCCGGCAGGGGCGCATCCTCCCCGCCGCTGCCGCAGGCGGACAGCGCCAGCAGCACCGCCACCACCCCGCCCGTGATCGACCAACCGCGCCTATCCATCCACCAGCCTCCTTGCTCGTCCCCCTTCCCTATGCCATCGCCGGGTGGTGGCAAGCGTCGAGACAGCATCCCCCGCGATCGAGGCACAGGCGCTGCGGCTCACGCTGGGGGCCGGCGCGGCCGCCGTGGAGATCCTGCGCGGCGTGGATATCCACGTACCTTCCGGGCAAGTGCTGGCGCTGCTCGGCCCTTCCGGCTCGGGCAAGAGCTCGCTGATGTCCGTGCTGACCGGGCTGGAGCGGGCGAGCGGCGGTTCGTTGACCGTCGCCGGGGCCGATTTCTCCACGCTGGGGGAGGATGAACTGGCCCGTGCGCGGCGGGGGCGCATCGGCATCGTGCTGCAGGCCTTCCATCTCCTGCCCACCATGACGGCACAGGAAAATGTCGCCACGCCGCTGGAACTCGCCGGCCGGGCCGACGCGTGGGAGCGCGCGGCGGAAGAGCTGGCGGCGGTCGGCCTCGGCCATCGGCTCGGCCATTATCCGGCGCAGCTTTCCGGCGGGGAGCAGCAGCGCGTGGCCATCGCCCGTGCCATCGCGCCGCGCCCGCCGCTGCTGTTCGCCGATGAGCCGACGGGCAATCTCGATGCGGCCACCGGCGCGGCCATCGTCGATCTGCTGTTCGCCCGCCGCGCGGAAACCGGATCGACACTGGTCATCATCACGCATGACGAAGGGCTTGCCGCCCGCTGCGACCGGGTGGTGACGCTGCGCGACGGCCAGATCGCCAGCGACGACATGGCCCCGGCCCCGGCGGCATAATCTTGGCCGCCCTTCCCTGGCCCGCCGCCTGGCGCATCGCCCGGCGCGATCTCCACCGGCGCTTTCGCGGGCTGCGGCTGCTGCTCGTCTGCCTGTTCCTGGGCGTGGGCGCGCTGGCCGCGATCGGCACGCTGACGGAGGCGATCCGCGGGGAACTGGCGGCGCAGGGCCGCACGCTGCTGGGCGGCGACATCGAAGTGGAGGTGTGGCAGCGCCCGCTGAACGAGGAGGAAAGCGCCTTCCTCGCCCGCTACGGCACGCTGTCGCAGGGGTTGCGGCTGCAGGCCATGGCGAGCACGCCGGATGCCGCCACGCCGGTGGAGCTGAAGGCGGTGGACGAACGCTGGCCGCTCTATGGCACGCTGACGCTGGAAGGCGGGCACCGCGTGGGCGCCCCCCCGCCGGGCGAGGCGTGGATCGCCCCCGGCGCGGCGGAGCGGCTGGGCATCGGGCCGGGCGACAGCTTTCGCCTGGGCACGCGGCAGGTGCTGGTGGGCGGCATCATCGCCGACGAGCCGGACCGGCTGAGCGAAGGCTTCGCCCTCGGCCAGACCGTGATCGTGCCCTATGGCCTGCCCGCGGAAGCCGGGCTGACCGCCCCCGGCGCGCTCTACCAGACGAAAACACGGCTGCGCTTCTCCGGCTCGCCCGCGCCGGAAGCAGTGGAAGCGGCCATCGAAGCCGCCTTCCCCGACAGCGGCTTCGACATCCGCACGCGCGACCGCGCTTCCCCGGGGGCGGAACGCTTCGTTTCGCGCATGGGCGAATTTCTCACGCTGGTCGGCCTCGCGGCGCTGGTGATCGCCGGCATCGGCATTGGCGGCGGCGTCTCCTCCTATCTCGAGGCGCGACGGGCGAGCATCGCCACGCTCAAGATCCTCGGCGCCACGAGTGCGGATATCGCGCGCATCTATGCGCTGCAGATCGGCGCGGCGGCGCTGGCGGGGGCGCTGGCCGGGCTGGTCGCGGGCGTTCTCGTCA is a window from the Altererythrobacter sp. B11 genome containing:
- a CDS encoding PspC domain-containing protein; the protein is MSAPDHRRSGGSPGKLRLDKPNGRFLGVCSGLANYLNIDPLIVRLAFVAGTLFGFGTFILIYFAIALLAD
- a CDS encoding DUF1476 domain-containing protein; the encoded protein is MTDFKDRERGEEAKYAFDEETTFRIAARRNRLLGQWAAKLMDLTPEETEAYAKAVVQADFEEAGDEDVIRKLLGDLTAAGCDMDEAGVRAALEDKSVEARRQLMGGV
- a CDS encoding ABC transporter ATP-binding protein, whose product is MASVETASPAIEAQALRLTLGAGAAAVEILRGVDIHVPSGQVLALLGPSGSGKSSLMSVLTGLERASGGSLTVAGADFSTLGEDELARARRGRIGIVLQAFHLLPTMTAQENVATPLELAGRADAWERAAEELAAVGLGHRLGHYPAQLSGGEQQRVAIARAIAPRPPLLFADEPTGNLDAATGAAIVDLLFARRAETGSTLVIITHDEGLAARCDRVVTLRDGQIASDDMAPAPAA
- a CDS encoding queuosine precursor transporter; protein product: MAGRQDIVGGVEGARRQFRYFDYVMAAFVTILLLSNVIGAGKVAVVDLPLLGAWPFGAGVLFFPVSYVLGDVLTEVYGYAHARRCIWAGFVALLFMAFMAFVVVALPPAENWGNQAAYEAVFGQVPRIVFASIVAFWAGEFVNAYVLARMKIWTRGKALWSRTIGSTVVGQGVDSALFYPLAFLGAAGWTPDLVITVALTQWALKTGWEALLTPVTYAVVGFLKRREGVEVFDEGTDFSPFAHGTRARG
- a CDS encoding BolA family protein; this encodes MAMPAAEIEALIRAALPDAEVVIEDLAGDGDHYLARVTSPAFAGKSRVQQHKMVYDALGGRMGGELHALQLTTAVPN
- a CDS encoding pseudouridine synthase, whose protein sequence is MARLLLFNKPFGVLSQFTDRGSPAVRSTLSDFIAVKGVYPAGRLDRDSEGLLLLCDDGRLQARIAEPRFKMPKTYLVQVEGDPQEPELERLRQGVMLKDGMTLPAEVARIDAPDLWPRDPPIRQRKSIPDSWLKLTIREGRNRQVRRMTAAVGLPTLRLVRWSIGEWSVEGIAPGQFAEISA
- a CDS encoding arylesterase — translated: MDRRGWSITGGVVAVLLALSACGSGGEDAPLPEPRAMQEAAANPLPVMGPERRILAFGDSLFAGYGLQDGESYPARLEAALRARGINARVTNAGVSGDTTQAGRQRLSFVLENDAAAPDLAIVELGGNDLLRGLPPEQTRENLAAILAELQRRKIPVLLMGMRAPPNLGADYQRDFDALYPALAKQYGADLVPFFLAAIYDQPRLIQQDHVHPTAEGVSTLVGATVDQVAAAIPPAGE
- a CDS encoding 23S rRNA (adenine(2030)-N(6))-methyltransferase RlmJ, with the translated sequence MNYRHSFHAGNSADVVKHSLLITLVRALQQKPGALTLIDTHSGCGLYDLGGEQAQRTGEAAQGVLCAFSDANPLLDDYRAAVRAVNDGAEPRLYPGSPRFLAQLLRPQDVLILNEKHPEDVQALRAAMRDTPAAVHQRDAYELWLAMVPPRTPRGVVVVDPPYEQTDERERVTATLAAAHRKWAHGVTVIWYPLKGRATHQQWKGRLRKLGIPKFLSVEHWLYDGDQPGIYNGAGLFIVNPPYAFTQALPSLLEALRAALAPDGHRGALTADWLGG
- the grxD gene encoding Grx4 family monothiol glutaredoxin, which codes for MSDTNERLAKIVGEHDVVLFMKGTPLFPQCGFSSRAVAILDHCGVAYDSVDVLQDMEIRQGIKAFSDWPTIPQLYVKGEFVGGSDIMMEMYEAGELQQLLTEKQVAKAN
- a CDS encoding DUF1993 domain-containing protein; translated protein: MNLPTLLAPTYTQMLQALSAWLAKAQAQLPGDEGEALLSARLAPDMFPLATQVRFACVQAQEGMYRLLGREFPESITTLLDEGRNAGEAPGSIADAQARIAETVALVEQLAAESFDTDGTRPIAHELPMGLVFDLTAETYARDWALPQFYFHLMTAYAILRSRGVELGKADYVAHMFGYARPGTLPGGGQ
- the recF gene encoding DNA replication/repair protein RecF (All proteins in this family for which functions are known are DNA-binding proteins that assist the filamentation of RecA onto DNA for the initiation of recombination or recombinational repair.), coding for MALDRITLAHFRNHAATRLDGAAHFNLLVGENGAGKTNVLEALSLFAPGRGMRRAPLAEMAGIGGPGGFAVSAQLDAGDGGEPVRLGTGTAPDRPGRRLVQVNGAEASAVSLGEWLAIGWLTPAMDRLFADSAGARRRYMDRLAVALEPGHARHALRYEQALRERNRLLSSEAEPDPRWLDSIETQMALSGAALAQGRMQLLSLLAEELAALPDQPFARPALSYQPGGPVEEAALAAELARQRQRDRGAQRTLTGPHRDEMEVVMAGKGQPAAHCSTGEQKAMLIAITLAHATLAARGRPGLLLLDEVAAHLDPLRRAALFERLREGQAQVWLTGTERPPFAEIEGEAALWRVSGGVAERL